A single Amia ocellicauda isolate fAmiCal2 chromosome 9, fAmiCal2.hap1, whole genome shotgun sequence DNA region contains:
- the ncaph gene encoding condensin complex subunit 2, with protein sequence MRFTPAEDSGSDPAMSASSTPLSRRQSHVLSEGAVDGHFLSPSTQRKPVQLSSGPLLSSCPSNDDEQERRQRRRSKVINLHMGSLDSSLQDSPARSATGTPAPLPKLSNAQICEHYSTCIKLSTENKITMKNAFGLHLIDYMADILKQKDSELTNFKVAAGTLDASTKIYAVRIDAVHTDAYRVLGGLGSDAKPEEGREAEAGEVDGEDPEADKKAVKKKKKPSNKKTVEQNLSNINSSESERKCEVDPMFQKLASSFDETSTAGVFLPVLFSEDCYSELRFPSDVILLRSQPPPQLPPPTLVPAAPFTAALQLVQEKKSICPSLENFSFTKWSSEDHDQNVSNILEKFKSSEHVFDVNAEPEDEGEPLGCGDDFDADACDDGPEEGEGGNGQQERRDVCASNKTPGRDVIAIGDWDVGTMCLQLSSKPGEYSYFSPRTMSLWAGPGHWRFKPRHKLDHMPDKDAKKRKPKKTFELNFDDDINFEVYFRTTRAATTNSKSALDTTNKKTVLPNDFHYEPELLSQLSSKPSNTLSRLSQKPVSGESAEGVGDYDYNNPNDTSNFCPGVEAEDSDEELGGFSGPEGAFETGFPAESNGLDITTYGEGNLVAEPHKVNKIEINYAKTAKKMDMKRLKTSMWGLLTDCQDTQAEVKESDDASEVNGEKAFSQTTKSLLQRLPSTMAQNLSVPLAFVALLHLANEKNLELCKLEDMSDIIIRQGR encoded by the exons ATGAGGTTTACCCCAGCAGAGGACAGCGGTTCAGATCCAG CCATGAGTGCCTCGTCCACCCCACTGTCTCGGAGGCAGTCCCACGTGCTGTCGGAGGGGGCGGTGGATGGCCATTTCCTCTCCCCCTCCACGCAGCGCAAACCGGTCCAGCTGAGCAGTGGACCCCTCCTCTCCAGCTGCCCAAGCAACGATGACGAGCAGGAGCGGCGCCAGAGGAGGCGCTCCAAGGTCATCAATCTGCACATGGGCAGCCTGGACAGCTCCCTGCAAGATTCGCCCGCCCGTAG TGCTACAGGGACTCCAGCCCCATTGCCCAAGCTGTCCAATGCCCAGATCTGCGAGCATTACTCCACCTGCATCAAGCTGTCCACCGAGAAC AAAATCACCATGAAGAACGCTTTCGGTCTGCATCTGATCGACTACATGGCAGATATCCTCAAACAGAAGGACTCCGAGCTCACTAACTTCAAG GTGGCAGCAGGCACCCTGGATGCCAGCACCAAGATCTACGCAGTCCGGATAGACGCCGTTCACACCGATGCCTACAGGGTTCTGGGAGGGCTGGGGTCTGATGCCAAGCCGGAGGAAG GTAGGGAGGCTGAAGCCGGAGAGGTGGACGGCGAGGACCCGGAAGCTGACAAGAAAgcagtgaagaagaagaagaagcccTCCAACAAGAAGACCGTGGAGCAGAACCTCAGCAACATCAACAGCTCGGAGTCGGAGCGGAAGTGTGAG GTGGACCCCATGTTCCAGAAGCTGGCGTCCTCGTTCGACGAGACCAGCACGGCGGGGGTGTTCCTGCCCGTGCTCTTCAGCGAGGACTGCTACAGCGAGTTGCGCTTCCCCTCTGACGTCATCCTGCTGCGctcccaaccccccccacaGCTGCCACCCCCGACCCTCGTCCCCGCTGCCCCCTTCACAG CCGCCCTACAGCTGGTCCAGGAGAAAAAGTCCATCTGCCCGTCTCTGGAGAACTTCTCTTTCACCAAGTGGAGCAGTGAGGACCATGACCAG AACGTGAGCAACATTCTGGAGAAGTTCAAGAGCAGCGAACATGTGTTCGACGTCAACGCCGAGCCAGAGGACGAGGGTGAGCCGCTGGGCTGCGGGGACGACTTCGACGCGGACGCCTGCGATGACGGGCcggaggagggggagggcggCAACGGGCAGCAGGAGCGCAGAGACGTCTGTGCCAGCAACAAAACTCCTGGACG GGACGTGATCGCCATCGGGGACTGGGACGTCGGGACCATGTGCCTGCAGCTGTCCTCCAAGCCGGGAGAGTACTCCTACTTCAGCCCCAGGACCATGTCTCTGTGGGCCGGCCCAGGCCACTGGCGTTTCAAACCCCGACACAAGC TGGACCACATGCCCGACAAGGATGCCAAGAAGAGGAAGCCCAAGAAGACATTCGAGCTCAACTTTGATGACGACATCAACTTCGAGGTCTACTTCCGGACTACCAGG GCGGCTACAACCAACAGCAAGTCTGCTCTGGACACAACGAACAAGAAGACAGTTCTGCCCAATGACTTTCACTACGAGCCGGAGCTGCTGAGTCAGCTGAGCAGCAAACCTTCAAATACA CTGTCCAGGCTGTCACAGAAGCCCGTTTCGGGGGAGAGTGCGGAAGGGGTGGGGGATTACGATTACAACAACCCCAATGACACGTCCAACTTCTGCCCTGGCGTTGAG GCAGAGGACAGCGATGAGGAGCTGGGTGGCTTCTCCGGGCCGGAAGGAGCGTTTGAGACTGGCTTCCCAGCCGAGTCCAACGGACTGGACATCACCACCTACGGAGAGGGCAACCTGGTGGCCGAGCCGCACAAG GTGAATAAGATTGAGATCAACTATGCTAAGACGGCCAAGAAGATGGACATGAAGCGACTGAAGACGAGCATGTGGGGGCTGCTGACGGACTGCCAGGACACGCAGGCCGAG GTGAAAGAAAGCGACGATGCATCAGAAGTGAATGGGGAGAAAGCTTTCAGCCAGACCACCAAGAGTCTTCTCCAGAG gctgcCCTCCACCATGGCCCAGAACCTCTCGGTGCCCCTGGCCTTCGTTGCTCTGCTCCATTTAGCCAATGAAAAG AACCTGGAGCTCTGCAAGCTGGAGGACATGTCTGACATCATCATCAGACAAGGCCGCTGA
- the vamp8 gene encoding vesicle-associated membrane protein 8, with protein sequence MANNMEQGAVVSESKVKSLQSEVDGVKDIMTKNVERILERGERLDELMGKTEDLQAGAQNFKHTSTKVARSYWWKNVKMIAIIVIVVIIIILIIILLATGVIPTSSTPPQPQPTPKP encoded by the exons ATGGCAAACAACATG GAGCAGGGTGCAGTGGTCAGCGAGTCGAAGGTGAAGTCCCTGCAGAGCGAGGTGGACGGGGTGAAGGACATCATGACCAAGAACGTGGAGCGCATACTGGAGAGGGGCGAGCGGCTGGACGAGCTGATGGGCAAGACTGAGGACTTGCAAGCTGGA gccCAGAACTTCAAGCACACCTCGACGAAGGTGGCTCGCTCGTACTGGTGGAAGAATGTGAAGATGATCGCGATCATCGTCATCGTGGTCATCATCATTATCCTCATCATCATTCTGCTGGCCACGGGGGTCATCCCCACCTCCTCAACCCCCCCGCAGCCACAACCCACTCCCAAGCCCTGA